CGAATCCTAGACTCCTATATAAGTAATGTGCACTGTGTTCTTAAACTTATCAACAATCAAATAGTTAACAAATGCCATGGTGAAAGCCCCCTTTAAAATTGATTGAATAATTTTTATTATACTAGTAAATCCATATATTTTTCATAATTGTAATAAGAAACTATAATTCTTTTTTTTGGAACTATAAAAGTATATGATTATTTATTAAGTAAATCTGTACCATAAGAATTATCTATCGCACAGAGCCATTCTCCACTCAAATTCTTTCTAAACACATAAGTTGCTCTTCTATCCATGGAGTATCCTGAATCCTTTTTATCGGAATCTAACAATGTTTGTGAAATAACTAGTGCAGTATCTTCTGCTTCTAAAATAATCATGTCTCCTTGTGATGGTTCTATACTATTATTGAAATAGTTTGCTATTGCGATAAAAGCTTTTCTAATTTCTTCTTTTCCTTTAGCAATCATTCCTGGCTTAACGACCAGAATAGCATCTTCAGTGTAGTAATTCATTAGCAAATCAAAATCTGCGTTCTTAATCGCTAAATCACATTTCTTGATGATCTCTTTGATTTCATGAGTCATTTTATAAACCTCCAAACTTGATATTATCTATAATTTTTTCAAAAATATTTCTCCTGGTAATCCATCAATTTCGCATTCTTTTTTAGATAAAAATCCTAGTTTGATTAAAATTTTCCTAGATGGTATATGATTTGGATCAATAATTGCAGTAAGTTTGCTTAATTTAGCTCTCTTTGCTTTTTGTACTAAGACTGAGGCAATTATACTCCCATACCCTTAACCCCAATAGCTTGGTAACAACATATAACCTATTTCCGCTTCATCTAATCTTTTTTCGTTAACCTTAAGATTTCCTGAGCCCAAAATTTCACCTGTATCGCTATCATAAACTTTATAATTACCAAAGTGCTCAAACTGTTCATTTCGAATTACAAAATGGTTAAAGTTTCTTTTAGCTTCTTCAAATGAAAGTGCTCTCTCAGTAATCATGGCCATCACTTGTTCATTAGAAACCAGGCTATAATAATCGTTAAAATCTTGTTTTGTGAATTTAACGAGTTTTATGTTAGGCATTTGATCACTCCAAAATTAAAATAAAAAGAAACACATTATCAGTATTTCTTCATTTTCTTTATAAAATGCTTATAATTATTGAAACTCTAAAATTTCAATAAAGTTTCCAAAAGGATCTTTAATTACATTAAATATA
This window of the Rummeliibacillus pycnus genome carries:
- a CDS encoding YybH family protein, whose protein sequence is MTHEIKEIIKKCDLAIKNADFDLLMNYYTEDAILVVKPGMIAKGKEEIRKAFIAIANYFNNSIEPSQGDMIILEAEDTALVISQTLLDSDKKDSGYSMDRRATYVFRKNLSGEWLCAIDNSYGTDLLNK